A window of Amycolatopsis australiensis contains these coding sequences:
- a CDS encoding methyltransferase domain-containing protein translates to MTRSARLRRRLVEQLLDEDVLHAPEWIAAFRSVPRHVFLPRFFVPAGGLWAAVDRGDPGWLETVYSRDVLVTQLDDDPDRWELARRTGPVPGTPTSSSSMPSIMAIMLEELRVRDGQRVLEIGTGTGYNAALLSHRCGSGQVSTVDIDPVIVAQARERLAAAGYRPACAVGDGALGFPAGTAFDRVLCTASVSSIPLPWLAQTVPGGLIVTTLNRPIGAGLVRIVAREDGTGQGRVLARDGRFMPLRAHRLPEAGPLPMPSRDDWEQTRLPMADVIQPRKQFEFFAGLALPGVRAVREHDGTDPNTAGGPGGTGVALVHPDGSWVRHRKRGGAHEVAQGGPRALWELAEAAYVEWCELGKPERDRFGLTVTAERQEFWLDSPDGRTWPLC, encoded by the coding sequence CTCGACGAGGACGTCCTGCACGCGCCCGAATGGATCGCCGCCTTCCGCTCGGTGCCCCGCCACGTCTTCCTGCCGCGGTTCTTCGTGCCGGCGGGCGGGCTGTGGGCGGCGGTCGACCGCGGCGACCCGGGTTGGCTGGAGACCGTCTACTCGCGGGACGTGCTCGTCACGCAGCTGGACGACGACCCGGACCGCTGGGAGCTCGCCCGGCGCACCGGGCCGGTGCCGGGCACGCCGACGAGCTCGTCGAGCATGCCGTCGATCATGGCGATCATGCTCGAGGAGCTGCGGGTGCGGGACGGGCAGCGGGTGCTCGAGATCGGCACCGGCACCGGGTACAACGCCGCGTTGCTGAGCCACCGCTGCGGCTCCGGTCAGGTGTCCACAGTGGACATCGATCCGGTGATCGTCGCCCAGGCACGCGAACGGCTGGCCGCGGCGGGCTACCGGCCGGCGTGCGCGGTGGGCGACGGCGCGCTCGGCTTCCCGGCCGGCACCGCTTTCGACCGCGTGCTGTGCACGGCCTCGGTTTCCTCGATCCCACTCCCGTGGCTGGCGCAGACGGTGCCCGGCGGGCTGATCGTGACGACGCTGAACCGGCCGATCGGCGCCGGGCTGGTCCGGATCGTCGCCCGCGAGGACGGCACCGGACAGGGCCGCGTCCTCGCGCGCGACGGCCGCTTCATGCCGCTTCGCGCGCACCGCCTGCCGGAAGCGGGCCCGCTGCCGATGCCGTCGCGGGACGACTGGGAGCAGACACGCCTGCCGATGGCGGACGTGATCCAGCCGCGCAAGCAGTTCGAGTTCTTCGCCGGGCTCGCACTGCCGGGGGTGCGAGCCGTGCGCGAACACGACGGCACGGACCCGAACACGGCGGGCGGGCCGGGCGGCACGGGGGTCGCGCTGGTGCACCCGGACGGCTCGTGGGTCCGGCACCGCAAGCGCGGCGGCGCGCACGAGGTGGCACAGGGCGGCCCGCGCGCGTTGTGGGAACTCGCCGAGGCGGCCTACGTCGAGTGGTGCGAACTGGGCAAGCCGGAACGCGACCGCTTCGGGTTGACCGTGACGGCGGAGCGCCAGGAGTTCTGGCTCGACTCACCCGACGGCCGCACCTGGCCCCTCTGTTAG
- a CDS encoding AAA family ATPase, with amino-acid sequence MGLDLRICPACGDRADRPVVAGATLSCARCGHEWPFRKLPLFALTGPSGAGKSTLGPLLASRLAGEAVVLEQDVLWTGALRDDVEAFRAVWLRMAAMLHQNGRPVVLCGTVAPPEFEPLPERAFFTEIHYLALVSAPSSLRARLRARPAWREWDEPRIAEMLEFDDWLRRSAPELGVELFDTTEVPSEAAADHVEKWIRARLP; translated from the coding sequence GTGGGGCTCGACCTGCGGATCTGCCCGGCCTGCGGCGACCGGGCAGACCGCCCGGTCGTCGCGGGCGCGACGCTGTCGTGCGCGCGCTGCGGGCACGAGTGGCCGTTCCGGAAGCTGCCGCTGTTCGCGCTGACGGGCCCGAGCGGCGCGGGCAAGTCGACGCTCGGGCCGCTACTGGCGTCGCGGCTGGCGGGCGAAGCGGTGGTGCTGGAGCAGGACGTGCTCTGGACGGGTGCCCTGCGCGACGACGTCGAGGCGTTCCGCGCGGTGTGGCTGCGGATGGCGGCGATGCTGCACCAGAACGGCCGCCCGGTGGTGCTGTGCGGAACGGTCGCGCCGCCGGAGTTCGAGCCGCTGCCGGAGCGGGCGTTCTTCACCGAGATCCACTACCTGGCGCTGGTCAGCGCGCCGTCGTCACTGCGCGCCCGGCTGCGCGCCCGCCCGGCGTGGCGCGAGTGGGACGAGCCGCGCATCGCCGAGATGCTGGAGTTCGACGACTGGCTGCGGCGCTCGGCACCGGAGCTGGGAGTGGAGCTGTTCGACACGACGGAGGTGCCGAGCGAGGCGGCCGCCGACCACGTCGAGAAGTGGATCCGGGCGCGGCTGCCCTAA
- a CDS encoding zf-TFIIB domain-containing protein codes for MRRLRCVICPKCQNQMRTVDKNGIHIEQCSGCRGIFLDHGELEAIAGAESSFYGHQPPPYQGGHGRPDSPRPYRGGYPDSPKGYRGGYADSPRPHRGYSDSPRPYGHGHRKRGFLENLFD; via the coding sequence GTGCGTAGGCTGAGATGCGTGATTTGTCCGAAGTGTCAGAACCAGATGCGGACCGTGGACAAGAACGGCATCCACATCGAGCAGTGCTCGGGCTGCCGCGGGATCTTCCTCGACCACGGTGAGCTCGAGGCGATCGCCGGTGCGGAGAGCTCGTTCTACGGCCACCAGCCGCCGCCCTACCAGGGCGGTCACGGCCGTCCCGACTCACCGCGCCCGTACCGCGGCGGCTACCCGGATTCGCCGAAGGGCTACCGCGGCGGGTACGCGGACTCGCCGCGCCCGCACCGCGGGTACTCGGACTCGCCGCGGCCGTACGGGCACGGCCACCGCAAGCGCGGCTTCCTCGAGAACCTCTTCGACTGA
- a CDS encoding VOC family protein: protein MSAVPTLGVVALDCPDPVALAGFYRAVLEWDAPEVAEDGHWVTLANPAGGAGIAFQRVPDYRPPAWPSAENPQQLHLDLNVTDLEAAHERVLGLGAKLLDDKPETFRVYADPVGHPFCLCAC from the coding sequence ATGAGTGCGGTACCGACGCTGGGTGTGGTGGCCCTGGACTGCCCGGACCCGGTGGCGCTGGCCGGGTTCTACCGGGCGGTGCTGGAGTGGGACGCGCCCGAAGTCGCCGAGGACGGCCACTGGGTGACGCTGGCCAACCCGGCGGGCGGCGCGGGGATCGCGTTCCAGCGCGTGCCCGACTACCGGCCGCCGGCGTGGCCGTCGGCGGAGAACCCGCAGCAGCTGCACCTGGACCTGAACGTCACGGACCTGGAAGCGGCCCACGAGCGCGTGCTCGGCCTCGGCGCGAAGCTGCTGGACGACAAGCCGGAGACGTTCCGCGTCTACGCCGATCCGGTCGGGCACCCGTTCTGCCTCTGCGCCTGCTGA
- a CDS encoding CGNR zinc finger domain-containing protein: protein MHTDASLVVEFLNTVNVEEGTDLLEDPGQWREWAAGHALTANPAAEARAARDALRAAIGDPRLPGGSVDVGTRISLTEDGPALVADDVVGAVFAACARLVVRGDWIRLKICPADTCLWAFYDESRNRSRTWCSMRVCGNREKARCWRARAAAAG, encoded by the coding sequence GTGCACACCGACGCTTCCCTCGTCGTGGAGTTCCTCAACACCGTCAACGTCGAAGAGGGCACTGACCTGCTCGAAGATCCCGGGCAGTGGCGCGAGTGGGCGGCCGGGCACGCGTTGACCGCCAATCCGGCCGCCGAGGCCCGCGCGGCGCGGGACGCGCTGCGCGCCGCGATCGGCGACCCACGGCTGCCCGGCGGCAGCGTCGACGTCGGCACGCGGATCTCGCTCACCGAAGACGGGCCGGCGCTCGTGGCGGACGACGTCGTCGGCGCGGTGTTCGCGGCCTGCGCGCGGCTCGTCGTGCGCGGCGACTGGATCCGGCTGAAGATCTGCCCGGCCGACACCTGCCTCTGGGCGTTCTACGACGAGTCGCGCAACCGCTCGCGCACGTGGTGCTCGATGCGTGTGTGCGGCAACCGCGAGAAGGCACGCTGCTGGCGGGCCCGCGCGGCCGCCGCGGGCTGA